In Miscanthus floridulus cultivar M001 chromosome 19, ASM1932011v1, whole genome shotgun sequence, the DNA window ATCACTAGATGCCGGCTGGCTGATAAATATAGATTGTGAATTTGCGATCCAAGCCAGCGTTACCGTGGGACATTGAGACGGTATTGGTATATTGGTCTAATTTTCAACTGAATTTGTGGTCGCTGTTACAAGTACCCCTTCCATATTGATGCTTTTTTTTGTGGAAGATGCACGGGCAAGATAACGAAGCAAACACAATGTCCTTGTATATATAAAACAAAAATCAGAATGTAACGAGTCAGGTATTCCCGTATGTCAAAAGCTAACCGCTAATATGGTAGTGTGATCAGAATTCACACAAAATTGCCATCGAATTCTGATTGACATATTGTCTGGCCAGATTTTAATTTCTTCTACACTTTATTTTGTCAGAACTTTCAGAAAACCATATGCCAGTTTAGAAGTTAGCAAATACCACAATGTTTAAAAGAAGATCGTTTGTCATGATCATATTACATCATCTTAGGCTCCCCGTCCCAgcttgttgaaaggtcctaatatggctagagaggggatgaatagcctatttaaaaatttacaaatcaactagagcaatttgattagtatgacaaatagcgaaatgtaactccgcctatggtggggcgcctttggtgttccagcatagcaggtcccaagccctggtaaaggaggagggttgtgttaggcgtggcgagccaatgtaaaaacctagccacttaaatggagatgaatcccgaaagaaaatcgttggggcgtaaccctcttagcgacgtgccatatcggaacccgggtatggtgttaaatgggcaagggccgggtcgtcacccccgtgacacgccgtgtcgtgatctgggcatggtgtcaagtaaccaaggatcgggtcgtcgtttccttagtggcgcgctacatcgacgcccgggtgtagtgaaaaatgagcaagggtctttgcatcagagtcgacgggtgcgaagggtaaggaagctagtcgaaccaactaggatccgtttaggtagttggaatgtagggtcacttacaggtaagttaagagaattagttgataccgcgactaggaggcgtgtaaatatattatgcgttcaagagactaaatgaaaGGGTCAAAAGGCGAAGGAgatggacaatacaggtttcaagctttggtacacagggacagttgcgaatagaaatggagtaggagttttgattgataagagcctcaagaatggtgtggtgggagtgagaaggcaaggagataggattatcttagtcaagcttgtcgttggtgatatggtcttgaacgtaattagtgcgtatgccccccaagtaggcctcgacgagagtgctaagagacagttctgggaagacttagatggtctggttagagctatacctagtagtgagaaactttttataggaggagatcttaatgggcatgtaggtactacaagcgcaggttttgaggcagttcatggaggttttgggtatggtagtaggaatcaggagggggaggaagttctggacttcgcggtagcttttgacttgatgatagccaacactttctttagaaagagagaatctcatctagtgaccttcagtagcggacaacactgtagccagattgactttgtcctcgcaagaagaaaggacaaacgagcatgcttggattgcaaggtgataccaggggagtgtgttgtttctcaacataagcttttggtggcagattttcattttcaggtgcgtgcccgtagggataaacaagctaagattgaaagaacaaagtggtggaaactgaaaggggagacgtcagaggtatttagggaaagggttatcaaagagggctcttggaaggaagaagacaacataaacaatatgtgggacaagatggcaaccaacattcgaaaggtagcctcagaggtgtgtggagtaaccaaaggaaggggacgcgaggctaaagatacttggtggtggaacgaggaagtccaaagggctattaaggagaagaaagaatgctatagacgcttgtaccatgacaggagtgtggacaacatagagaagtacaaggtggcaaagaagactacaaagcgagttgtaagtgtggcaaagggtagagcgtacgaggatctttaccaacatttgagtacgaaggaaggagagaaggacatttataggatggctagggttcatgagagaaagacacgggacttcaaccaagttaagtgcattaaggatgaaagagagcatctcttggtaaaggaggatgagatccgacatcgatggcaagagtattttgacaaattattcaatggtgagaatatggacacaacctttcagttggatgactcttttgatgacaccaataggcgctttgtgcggagaatccaagaatcggaggtcagagaagtgttgaaaaggatgaaaggaggtaaggcgatgggaccggatggtatcccaatcaagatgtggagatgcctcggggacatagctgtagtatggttaaccaagctgttcaaccatatttttcgatcgaacaagatgcccgatgagtggaggagaagtatattggtaccgatctacaagaataaaggagatattcaaagttgtacaaattaccggagaattaagttaatgagccatactatgaagctatgggagagagttatcgagcatcgcttaagagcaataacgcgggtctctatgaaccaatttggtttcatgcccggaaggtcaaccatggaagccattttcttaataagacaagttatggagcggtatagggagaagaagaaggacctacatatggtttttattgacttggagaaggcttatgataaaataccaaggaatgttatgtggtgggctttggacaaacataaagtcccaacaaagtacgtcgggctcattaaggacatgtacagcaatattgtgactagagttcgaacaagcgatggagacacggatgacttcccgattaagataggactatatcaaggatcagctttgagcccttatttgtttgctttagtgatggatgaggtcacaagggacatacaaggggacatcccttggtgtatgcttttcacggacgatgtagtgctagttgatgaaagccggacaggagtgaatcagaaactggagttatggcgggagaccttggagtccaaaggttttagacttagtagaactaaaactgagtatatgagatgtgacttcggcactactactcgggaggaggaagatgttagtttggaaggtcaagtagtgcctaggaaggatacatttcgatatttaggatcaatgctacagagggacggggatattgatgaagatgttagccatagaatcaaagcagggtggatgaagtggcggcaagcgtctggtgtcctatgtgataaaagggtaccacagaagctaaaagacaagttttataggacggcgattagacctgctatgttgtatggtgcagaatgttggcctacgaaaagacgacatattcaacagctaagtgtcgcggaaatgcgtatgttgcgttggatttgcggtcatacaagaagggatcgagtttggaacgatgatatacgtgagagattaggggtagcatcaattgaagaaaagcttgtctaacaccggttgagatggtttggatatgtgcaacggagacctccagatgcaccggtgcgtagtggaatcctaagtcaggatagtaacgtgaagagaggccgaggaagaccgaagttgacttgggtagaggcaataaaaggagacttgaaaggatagaatataccaaaagacttagccttagataggagtgcttggaagacagctattcacatgcctgaaccttgattacttctgttgggtttcaactctatcctaccccaacttgtttgggacttaaaggctttgttgttgttgttgttgttgttgacaaatagcgaaatgcaaacttgctctagctctacaagggttgcaagccacctatccaacaattctagttacaatgattactagacacacaacttacaatgttactactcactaagaactctcaatcttactactctaaagagctcaactagatgaacttaaaataacaaagcaagctctcaattctaattacactaaagagcttgccacaactagtttgtaagaatataaatgagtgagtaggatgattataccaccatgtagagaggtgaaccaatcacaagatgaatactaaatcaatcaccgggagaataccaaaaggcaagagacaaccaatttttcttctgaggttcacatgcttgtcgacacgctagtccccgttatgtcgaccaacacttggtggttcggcggctaagagatgttgcacgaacctcgtccacacaattggacaccgtaagaacctacccacaagtgaggtaactcaatgacatgagtaatccactagagttacctttcggctctccgccggggaaggcacaagacccctcacaatcaccacgattagagccggagataatcacaaACCTTcgctcaacaatcctcgctgctccaagccttctagatggcggcaactaccaagagtaacaagtgaatccagCAGGAAAACACggatgccaagtgccactagatgtaatcactcaagcaatgcacttgtattctctcccaatctcacaatgatgatgaaataatgatggagataagtgggaggactttagctaagctcacaaggttgctatgtcaatgtaaatgtccaagagagtgagcttgaaccgaccatggggcttaaatagaagcccccacgaaatagagccgttgtaccccttcactggacacaactcggggtgaccagatgctccggtcagttcgaccggacacaggaccccagcgttcggtcgcccgatgcttgccacgtgtcatcggcttcaaacgccgatcgcccgatctcatcggtcaagtgatgaccggacgcgtcagttagaaagtgaccggacgtaggaccccaacgtccggtcgtttctagtaaggtttcaaacgtgaaatttcacgaccggacgcgtccgatcatgctcgaccggacacacccagcgtccggtcactcaacatttcctctatgcgcctcacatcaacgtacgtcagcactgatcggacacaccctgccagcgtctggtcactcttcgcgccagtgtccggtcataagACTGAGATGCGTGCTCAccgctgctactgaccggactcaggaccccagcgtctggtcactgcgcCACCAGTGCCcgatcactctgtgaacccctgtctttttgGCATAGggtgccggtgaagtttctaatccttgctcaaatgtgccaatcaccaaatgtatcaccttgtggacatatgttagcatactttcacaaatactttcaagggtgttagcactccactaaatcctaaatgcatatgcaatgagttagagcatctagtgtcactttgataaccgcatttcaatacaagtttcacccctcttaatagtacagctatctaacataaatgtgatcacactcgctaagtgtcttgatcaccgaaacaaaatggctcctactatttatacctttgctttgagcctttttgtttttctctttcttcttttcaagttcaagcatttgatcatcaccatgccatcactattgtcatgatcttcgccattgcttcatcacttggagtagtgctacctatctcataatcactttgataaactaggttagcacttagggtttcatcaattaaccaaaaccaaactagagctttcacttgtcTCACATCTCGCGTCCATGCCACCATTGGCTAGGTTTCCCCTATGCAAGGCATGACCGTATGGTTGCATGTGCCCACAACACCGAGAAGCAAGGAGTGATTGTTTGGTTGCAAGATGTTGGAGCACAAGTATGCCTAGGAGATCCATGAACGGACGTCGGCAAGCGTGCGTCGTGTCCCACGGGAGCCAGCCCATGAGGAAACAAGATTCATTTTCGTTTCCCTAGAGCTAGGCCAGTGGGGGAGATTTGCACGAGCGAGATCTAGCCCAAGTCATGGTGCAGACATCCAAACAATTTGTAACTGCATCCCGGCAGCCTAGGCCAACACATGTGAGCATCCAATCAGGCCCTTAATGAGTAGGAACAACACAAAAGAATGGCAAACCCAACTATCGCATGTATCCGTGCTCTCTCATGATCATGTACATGTTCTCGACATGGTTTTGGTTTGTCTCTATGCTTCCTTTTTGGTAGGTTTCTGTGACACCATTATCACCAGTAACTTCAACCACCACAAAATTTTAAGTTGGTTGTCGGCCAACGAAGAGAACGTTTTGTGTCAACCAGCATAGCTTCCAAATATAGTAAGAAAGGCATCGGCAATAGCGACACTAAGTTTTGGGGGTCAAGCTAATGCCAGCTAGCTCCAGTAATAAATATTGTGTAGCAACCTATATTAAAATCCATGTAGGGTTTAACACACACAAAATAGACTTTGGGGCTTATTAAAACCCACCATCGACCCTATCTGAATCCTTAAAGCACAATTGTTGTAGCTCCTCGCTGTCCTTGTTGTTGCTTGCTCAGCCATCGGACTCTTTTCTATCACTAGGGCTTTAGCTGTACCACTCGCATGTTGTCCCACGGTGAGATGAAGTTCGTGATCTCCAGATCCACAAACAGGGGCACGTAGAGGCTGATGTGTGTGAGGCATTAGCGGAGGTGGAGTTTGAGAAGAGAAGGGAGGTAGCGTAAGAGTGGGCAAGAACATGGAGGCAAGAAGCTCCTCAAGGGCCTATTCGTCGGATCCCAAATCAAGGGGATTCGATAGGATCGTGGGGGATTAAATCATCTACGAGTTAAAATCATCCTCAATACCCTTCAATCCCCTCCAATTTATTTGTTTTGGATCAAATGAACAATACATAATGGGGAGAATAGGTTGGTGGAGCTCGATCATATGGATGTGGTGGATGAGGCTATGGATGTGTCATGTTTTCGATGTTGGCTAGGCAGAGCTATGCCCAGATGTCATGGAGTAGGCGGTGGAGTTGGCCAACACCGTATGCTTGATCGTGCACCATCAATCCGCTTGACCAGAACAAAGGACCAATCTAAGGAGACCGAAGACCCAACCCTTGGTTCTCCAATTCTCCATGCTATTTTAGGACCGAAAAAGATCGAATGAGCCGTCGCTATAAACCGAACCTCTAACCCCTAGTTACAATGTCACAAATATATAATCTATAAAAATAACTAAACATATGCTTACCATTTATGGCTTCTTGGTTAGAATCCTGGATAGCCTGCAAGATAGAAAGCACGattacttaggccctgtttggattcaCTATCTCATAATAGTTATCTAGCTAATAGCTTATTATCTGATTTGGGTCAGCTAGTGGGATAGTTGTTATCTAAAGCACTAGCTAACAATTGGCTAGTCTATTATCTACCTGTTTAGATCTTAAAGAGATAATTATTAGCAGGTAATTACTACATATAAGGATCCtgaatccaaacagggccttagaaaGTCGATTATATTTCATGGTCAGATAATAATGGAGAAGTTCTGGTTGGTTAGTGTCTAAGACCGATAATACCAATAATGAGAGGAAAATGCACAATATTAATATGGTTCGTGATATCTTCATGACCATATATAAACTATTAAATTTATCATTTTATTAATTTTCTCTCATCTAATCAGTACTACGAAAATAAAAAATTCCAATAAGGAGCACCTGTATATTTTTAATTATATATCACATAAAAACAGTCCTCTAATCCAACAAGGAAAAGAATTAGAAAAACAGAAAATAAATACAAGGTCAGCGACGTGGTTTGGAGCCTGGGCCAGTGGGCCTAGACAGACACGGAGACACCTCGACCAGAACCCAAAACGCAAAAGCACAGGAGCATCCAGGCCTGGTCCACGCCCATGCAAATTTTATACAGTAGTTCAGTCCGGGTCTCTTGGGACCCGCTTCAGCTCCACTCTTCGCTTTTTTTGTTGCCCGTTCACCCCGCTGCGCTGCGCTGCGCTCAGCGCTCGCTCTCgctacagccgccgccgccgccgcctgacgCGAGGTGCCCAGGTCTTCGTCGGGCCCTCTTCGCCAGTTCTTGGACTGGTGCTTCGCCCGCGGTGAGCACCGAGGGTATGCCCGCACTTCTGTTCCCTTGATGCCGTGCggaaccgagcacccaaaccctagcttAAGCGGACTCTGATGATCTGTTCTAGCTGTGTAGATGCGTACAACAATGGCCTTTACTCGATCCGCGCCTGTGATGTGCGATTTTGTCCAGCCATCCGCCCGAGGTCTGGGTGGGTCCTTCTGATCCATCGCGTGAGAGATCCGTCCATGGATCGTAGGTCTGTTTGCATGGATGATGGACCAGTCAACCACATACCAGGGGTGGGGTGTTGTTGTGGCTCACTGTATGATTGTAAGGAGTGGAAATATACCAGGGGTGGGGTGCTGTTGTGGCTCCCTGTATGATTGTAAAGAGTGGAAATGGTATATTCTCCAACATGGGGATGGAGACTcacaaaagctttgggatggggGAACCTTGGACGCGGGAACTCTTTCCCGCTTCGCAACAACGTTTGATTAAGTTTTAATTGTTTGTTCCCACCTCCGCGTGGCGGGTATTAAAACTAAGACGTCATGCGCCTGTGCCCTTCACGCTTCACCACTGTGAACGCATAGGGGGTCCGTGCTGCGTACGGAAGGACGTTGTTTTTGTCCTGTGTAGTCATGGTAGATTTTTAAAAGCTGTTGAGCTAATCAGAACATGGTCACATGGCTAGGTTTCTTAATTGAAAAAAAGCAGACTAGCAAGTGCTTTCTTTGGATCTATGTATGTTTACGGAGAGCATGGGCATGGACATGCTATGCATATGATTTACTACACCGAATACTGTTTCTGTTTTATTCACTTTGCATCCCTCAATATCTGAATGTGGTAAATGCAGATAGTAGCCTAATTGCATTGATTTGCAGTAAGCAGACTTAGGAGCTTTTGAGTTGGGATGAATATTTTTAATGCTGCTAGGCCTTATCATAATGacgtgtttttatttttttctctcttggTTAATTATGTATTTATGTGTCGTTATTATtgatgccttgtatttaatttattttctctttctttctcttttttcttggTGGCTCATGTTGGGCTTCAACTCTAGCCCACCTCAACTTGATAGAGACTAAAGGGCTTTGTTGTTACTGTTGCATTTTTTTTGGGGTGCTGGAGTCAACCTTCATACTAAATTTGGCTTCCTGAATTTTGAGGTTCCCAATGAAGTTTGTTTGTGCAACACATCAGATATGGTTTGAAATGTTTTTTTTTATCACAAGACTGCATGTACTGTAGTATTTAGTTTCCTACTTGTAAGCTTTCATTTACATGTCCTTGGTTGATCCTGAGCCTTTTCCAAACTTTTCTACACTAGTCTATATCTTAATACTCAATCCATAATTTTGTCCTTAGGAATGGTAGCAAGCTATGAGGTCACATGCAATGGTATCCTTATAATTAGATATCATAGCATTGTAGCAATCGCATTGTCCTAAGTAAGTTCATTTGTATTCCTTGACGAATCCATCAAGAATTGGAATAAAATCTAGAAGATAAAAGAGTTCTGTTTATTTAGCTATTTAACATATTATTTATTTAATGTGCATGTGATGCAAGCAGTTTTGCGTTTTTCACCCATCAACTCTGCTGCATCAATCAGCATCTGAAAAAGCATGGCATCTCTATTGTCGTTATTACGCTTTGCCCTCTGAATATGCGTCATCAATCATTATTGCTGAAATAAAGAAATGCTGCACTAATAGTTTTTATCCCAAGGCATAAGGAAATGCATTAATATGTAAGGTTCATTGCAAATCATTGAACCTTCAAATTTGTAGGATTGATGCATAGACAATTGTATCCATGTTTATAATCCAATTGTACACTTCTCCTCATGGCAGCATGTTGAAAATGGCCAATTATTGAGCTTGCTTGTTATGGTTGCTGTTAATTCATTGTATCGATTCTCATATATCTATAGCTCAGGCAAAGATagacttgttattttttaaataAACAAAATCCTGCAGCAAATAATTATTGCTTTTTAAAACCATTTATTCTTGACAAGGAAGCACCTTAAGTCCTTAGCTCCTCTAGTTTATGGAATGTTCTATTTCTGATACGTGTCTTTTGGGAATAAAACACTGTTAAACTAATTTTCCTAAGAGCCTATGTTTTCTTTTCAGGATTGTGCATCAAGAATACTTTTTGTCAAGGAGTTCACTTGAGGAATGCAAGAATTAGGATAGGCCAAGTAGAATTGTTTTTTCTGTTGGCATATCCTGAGTTTCCTCTGATAAGGATCCTGTCTCACCACCTGGGtcaattttatcaaacattttTGCCGCCAGCTGCCTTAACTACATACTACAAATTTCAAGGGGATTTGTCTTTGGTGGACTGCTTCTACCTTCAGTTCACACTTTTGCAGCCAGCTGCCCATGGCAACAACAAAAGCAAATGCTAATGCTGTTTGTTGGAATGCAAGTTCTTCTAGGCAGGGAGGCCAAACTTCAAGAGCTAGTGGTCCTCAAAATGTCTGCGTAGCTAATGCTGTTTGTTGGAATGCAAGTTCTTCTAGGCAGGGAGGCCAAACTTCAAGAGCTAGTGGTCCTCAAAATGTCTGCGTAACTAATATGCAAGCAgagctatcatcatcatcatcaggccATGGAACCAAATCATGCAGCCTCTCTGTGGACCACTCTTTGTCACATAAGCCTGAATCAGAACGCTCGATGGGAGCAACTGATAACCTGGATTCTCTAGTAGCAAATTCAATAGGCAGGCTTGTCTTTGAGGCTGGTCTTGAGTCTGATTTTGTTCACTTGCCGTCTTTTAATGGCGTGATTGATTTGCTCACCCGTGGGGCTCGGATTGCAATGCCTTCTTATGAATATATTCTGCAAGTGCAACTGAGTGAAGTTCAAAAGCGTGAAAAGGCTATGAGGCAACACTGGGAGAGAAGAGGCTGCAGTTTGATATTGGATAGCTGGAAAAGCCGGTGTGGGAGAAGCTTCATTAGTGCTTTCGTGCATTGCAGAGAAGGGATGCTTTTTCTCAGATCCATAGACATCTCCACAATATTTGATGATGTTGATGAGCTTGCAGCAATGGTCTGTTGTTTGATTGATGATATCGGTGTCCACAACATTGTTCAGGTCATCACCAATAATGTTTCACCACATATGCAAGCTACAGAGCATGCTGTGCTAAAGAAACATGACCAGTCATTCATATTCACAGTATGTGCTGATCATTGCATCAATCTTCTGCTTGAGAATATAGCTGAACTGGATCACGTGAAAGATGTCCTAACGAAGGCAAGAGAAATCACGTTGTTTTTGTATGGCCATGCATTACCCATGGAACTGATGAAAAAGTTCTTTTATTTTGACTCTGAGATCATAAGCAACTCTAACTTGAAATCGGTGGCTAAGTTTCTCACGCTTGAGACCCTAGTGTCTCAGAGGGAAAATCTGATGGAGATGTTTAGCTCTTCGAACTGGGTTTCCTCTGATCTGGCTTGTACAAGTCTGTCCATGCATATATGTGAGGTAGTCCAAACGGATAGTGCATTTTGGAGTGCTGCTGATAATGTTTTGAAGGTTACAGGCCCACTTATCAGTGTATTGTATAAATTGGAAAATGATAATTGTCCAGTGAGTGTCCTGTATGATGCCATGGATAGTGCAAAAGAAGGTATAAAAAAAAATCTTGGTCATGAGCATGGTAATTACTGGCAGATGATTGATCGCATATGGGACAATTATTTGCATTCCCCAATCCATGCTGCTGGTTATATTCTCAATCCAGGACTCTTTTACGCTGACCGGTACCGCCATGATTCTGAAATCAGCAGTGGCATCACGACCTGCATTATCCGAGTGGCTAGAAGTCATTATCATGCATTGCATGTAGCTGAACAAATGGATCTATATCAAAGAAGATCAGGTTTGTTTGATTCAGATTCAGCAATTCAGGAAGCTACTGGAACACCTCAAGGTAAAGGCCAGTCCTGATTCACTGTGTGAACCCCTTTGATCTAAATATTTCAGGACATTTTAATTTGTACCTTTCTCCTGGTTTCGCACCTTCATAGTCTGTCTGTTATTTGATGTGATGCTCTTTTGTGTTGCTACTAAAGTACTAAGTGCCGTTATTTCTGGTTTATCCAAATTTTAATTAAACATGTTAGATCTGGTTAGGATGCTTGAACTCCATACCAACTTAAATAGAGCAGGAGTACCATTCTCCAGTGTACAAATTGTTATGTACATGCAATATTGCCTAAGGCAGAAGTCCTGGTTCTTTCCCGCTAATGAGTAATGTCATATTCACACAACAATCTCTACAGCCACAGCTGCGCTCATCTCGCTGCCTGCCACAATTGCTCCTCTGTTCCTTTTGTCAAGTTAATGCCTTGTCATGATATATGTCCTAAGTTGCTTTCATTGAACATACCATGCATGCTTGTCTACTAATCCCAAGGTAGACGCTAATGTTAATTAGTTAATGACGGTTTGGGTTAAAGAAAGGCCCATGCTAATTTAAGTAAACAATAACTCAGGTTTAAATAATGCCGTGTCCACAGTCATTAAAGCATGATGTTCAGACAAGGAGAAACAGCAGAAAAAAAACTGTTTTGCTTGTCTGAAATCTCGTGTTTTATGACTGGAGACAGTAGACTAGTAGTTCTGCAATACCCCCATATAGTTGgatgctactccctccgttccaaattataagacgttttggcttttctatattcatagcttttgctacgcacctagatatatgttatgtctagatacatagtactccctccattcctgtTTACCCGGCGTACACGAGTTTTTGTAATCAGCCACAATAGCAGGGGGGCAGTAGTACCAAGGCATATAGTCATTACTCTGGCTCAGCTCGAAGCGACGCATGCACGCATGCTGCATGCATGCGGCTCAACCGTCGCTGCACTAGCTTAGTATACTCGAATAAAAGATGATTTAGTGGCCAGCGGGGCGATGCTAATTGCGGCACAGCAAAGCACAGCTGTTAATACGGGCGCATATCTCCGTACCCTTCTTGGTATCTGGTATATGGCCTTGTACGCCGGGTATactggaatggagggagtaaaagctatgaatctaaaaatgccaaaacgtcttataatttgggacagaggaaGTACAGTTGATATATGCTTCTATATGCTATGGTGTGAGGCCTTTGCTCCCATGATAATTTGTCACCTGATGAAATACCAtatctgaatttttttttttttggtttcaaGTTCATGATTTGCATTTTGATACCCACTG includes these proteins:
- the LOC136528226 gene encoding uncharacterized protein, whose protein sequence is MATTKANANAVCWNASSSRQGGQTSRASGPQNVCVANAVCWNASSSRQGGQTSRASGPQNVCVTNMQAELSSSSSGHGTKSCSLSVDHSLSHKPESERSMGATDNLDSLVANSIGRLVFEAGLESDFVHLPSFNGVIDLLTRGARIAMPSYEYILQVQLSEVQKREKAMRQHWERRGCSLILDSWKSRCGRSFISAFVHCREGMLFLRSIDISTIFDDVDELAAMVCCLIDDIGVHNIVQVITNNVSPHMQATEHAVLKKHDQSFIFTVCADHCINLLLENIAELDHVKDVLTKAREITLFLYGHALPMELMKKFFYFDSEIISNSNLKSVAKFLTLETLVSQRENLMEMFSSSNWVSSDLACTSLSMHICEVVQTDSAFWSAADNVLKVTGPLISVLYKLENDNCPVSVLYDAMDSAKEGIKKNLGHEHGNYWQMIDRIWDNYLHSPIHAAGYILNPGLFYADRYRHDSEISSGITTCIIRVARSHYHALHVAEQMDLYQRRSGLFDSDSAIQEATGTPQDVWWERHGSGTKELQSFAARILGQTCFGATRYNLDKSLSERLHTQKRSFADQERFRNMEYIYYNLRLANAVPRLKGPPAAQHGKVTAQLSDWVSA